A genomic stretch from Candidatus Amarolinea dominans includes:
- a CDS encoding 8-oxoguanine deaminase — protein MSTLLLQHADVLVTMDAQRRQIKDGALFVRDQAIEQVGPTASLPASADTVINARGMIVLPGLVNTHHHLYQSLTRALAQDSVLFDWLRTLYPIWARLTPDAVYLGAKLGLAELMLSGCTTSSDHHYLWPHGSRIDDEIEAAGELGIRFHASRGSMSLGESQGGLPPDSVVEDEDAILADCRRAIETFHQRERFGMVRIVVAPCSPFSVTPDLMRESAALARSYGVRLHTHLAETKDEEEFCLARFGRRPVAYAEDLGWTGRDVWHAHCVHLSEAEIDLFVRTGTGAAHCPSSNMRLGSGIAPIRRLLDRGASVGLGVDGSASNDGAHLLGEARQAMLLQRVLGNPAALTAQEALELATLGGAAVLGRDDIGALAPGMAADFIGLNLNRLAYSGALHDPLAAVLFCAPQPVDLSVINGRVRVQEGQIVGLDAADLVARHSAASRRLVRGE, from the coding sequence ATGTCCACACTTCTTTTGCAGCACGCCGATGTGCTGGTCACTATGGACGCGCAGCGGCGTCAGATCAAAGATGGTGCGCTTTTTGTGCGCGATCAGGCCATCGAGCAGGTGGGGCCGACGGCCAGCCTGCCCGCCAGCGCCGACACCGTCATCAACGCCCGCGGCATGATCGTGCTGCCGGGCCTCGTCAACACCCACCATCACCTCTATCAATCACTCACCCGCGCCCTGGCGCAGGACAGCGTTCTCTTCGACTGGCTGAGGACCCTCTATCCCATCTGGGCGCGGCTGACGCCGGACGCGGTCTACCTGGGCGCCAAGCTGGGCCTGGCCGAGCTGATGCTCAGCGGCTGCACCACCAGCAGCGACCATCATTACCTATGGCCGCACGGCAGCCGCATTGACGACGAAATCGAGGCCGCAGGGGAGCTGGGCATCCGCTTCCACGCCAGCCGCGGCTCCATGTCGCTGGGCGAAAGCCAGGGCGGTCTGCCGCCCGATTCTGTGGTTGAAGATGAGGACGCTATCCTGGCCGACTGTCGCCGCGCCATCGAGACCTTTCACCAGCGTGAGCGCTTCGGCATGGTGCGCATCGTCGTCGCGCCCTGCTCACCCTTCTCCGTCACGCCTGATCTGATGCGCGAGAGCGCCGCGCTGGCGCGCAGCTACGGCGTCAGGCTGCACACGCATCTGGCCGAGACGAAGGATGAAGAGGAGTTCTGCCTGGCACGCTTTGGCCGGCGACCCGTTGCCTATGCCGAAGACCTGGGCTGGACCGGGCGCGATGTCTGGCATGCGCACTGCGTCCACCTGAGCGAGGCTGAGATTGACCTGTTTGTTCGCACCGGCACCGGCGCCGCACACTGTCCCAGCAGCAACATGCGCCTGGGGAGCGGCATTGCGCCCATTCGCCGCCTGCTCGATCGCGGCGCGTCCGTGGGCCTGGGCGTGGATGGCAGCGCCAGCAACGACGGCGCCCATCTCCTGGGCGAGGCACGGCAGGCCATGCTCCTGCAGCGCGTGCTGGGCAATCCGGCCGCGCTGACCGCGCAGGAGGCGCTCGAACTCGCCACCCTGGGCGGCGCGGCCGTCCTCGGTCGTGACGACATCGGTGCGCTCGCCCCCGGCATGGCCGCGGACTTCATCGGGCTGAACCTGAATCGCCTGGCCTACAGCGGCGCCCTGCACGATCCCCTGGCCGCCGTCCTCTTCTGCGCGCCGCAGCCGGTGGACCTCAGCGTCATCAACGGCCGTGTGCGCGTCCAAGAGGGCCAGATCGTGGGCCTGGACGCGGCCGACCTGGTGGCGCGACACAGCGCCGCCAGTCGGAGGCTGGTGAGGGGAGAGTAG
- the minD gene encoding septum site-determining protein MinD: MGATVITITSGKGGVGKTTTTANLGVALALQGMRVAVIDADIGLRNLDVVLGLENRIVYDLVDVVEGRARLRQALIRDKRLTELYLLPAAQTRDKNAVSEKQMIALTDEMRAEFDFILVDSPAGIEQGYRNAIAPADRVIIVTTPEVSAVRDADRIIGLIEAAQKGPGDLLLNRLNPTLVKRGDMLSADDVIEILSINLLGIIPEDPQIVVTTNRGQPAALNGDSPAGMAYRHIARRVLGEDVPLMPARDQTGLFGRLARFFGGSGQ; the protein is encoded by the coding sequence ATGGGAGCAACCGTCATAACCATTACCTCCGGCAAGGGAGGCGTCGGCAAGACAACCACCACGGCCAATTTGGGCGTGGCACTCGCACTGCAAGGCATGCGCGTCGCCGTCATTGACGCCGACATCGGTCTGCGCAATCTGGACGTCGTCCTCGGACTGGAGAACCGCATCGTCTACGACCTGGTGGATGTGGTGGAGGGCCGCGCGCGCCTGCGCCAGGCCCTGATTCGCGACAAACGCCTGACCGAACTGTATCTGTTACCGGCCGCACAGACGCGTGACAAGAACGCAGTCTCCGAGAAACAGATGATCGCCCTGACCGACGAGATGCGCGCGGAGTTCGATTTCATCCTGGTTGATTCGCCTGCCGGCATCGAACAGGGCTACCGCAACGCGATTGCGCCGGCCGACCGCGTCATCATCGTCACCACGCCAGAGGTTTCAGCGGTCCGTGACGCCGATCGCATCATCGGCCTGATCGAAGCCGCGCAGAAAGGCCCTGGCGACCTGCTTCTCAACCGCCTGAATCCAACGTTGGTGAAGCGCGGAGACATGTTGAGCGCCGACGATGTGATCGAGATTCTGTCCATCAACCTGCTCGGCATCATTCCTGAAGACCCCCAGATCGTCGTGACCACCAATCGGGGACAGCCAGCAGCCCTGAACGGTGATTCCCCGGCCGGGATGGCCTATCGCCACATTGCGCGGCGCGTCTTGGGAGAAGACGTACCGCTCATGCCGGCGCGCGATCAAACCGGGCTGTTCGGTCGGCTGGCACGTTTCTTTGGGGGAAGTGGGCAGTAG
- the minE gene encoding cell division topological specificity factor MinE, which translates to MNVIEQLRRFFSPEPPSREVAKERLKLVLVHDRLSLSPALMQTLKDELIAVISKYVAIDPAGVEVTLSQSRYDQRLVADIPLAPLAPLPPPDDPAAPTASGSRPRRRSRPASPVHRQTT; encoded by the coding sequence ATGAACGTCATCGAACAACTGCGCAGATTCTTCAGCCCCGAACCTCCGAGCCGTGAGGTGGCCAAAGAGCGCCTCAAACTCGTCCTGGTGCATGACCGGCTGTCGCTCTCGCCAGCGCTCATGCAGACCCTGAAGGATGAGTTGATCGCCGTCATCTCCAAATACGTCGCCATTGATCCGGCCGGGGTCGAGGTCACACTGAGTCAGTCGCGTTACGATCAGCGCCTGGTGGCCGACATTCCACTGGCGCCGCTGGCGCCGCTGCCGCCGCCCGATGATCCTGCCGCGCCAACCGCGTCAGGCAGCCGACCGCGCCGCCGATCCAGGCCGGCCAGTCCGGTCCACAGGCAAACCACCTGA
- the minC gene encoding septum site-determining protein MinC: MATSSSEQSVQIKGTSSGLVITLPNGDLVAVLAQLAERLQAMGSFVKGGRVAVEIGARALNEPDIADIGRLLEAHQVSLWALLSEHPPTRQLAANLGLAVDLAPPLRHNGNGQPAPAAGPPPGVEPVLHAGEDFSALLVHGTLRGGQSIEHPGAVIVMGDVNAGAQVVAGGDVVIWGRLRGTVHAGAAGNRAAVVCALVLQPTQLRIGDTIGRAPDPIGQRWRLHLRPSRPAPEVAHVSDGAIVVEPWDQVKSW; encoded by the coding sequence ATGGCAACCAGTAGCAGCGAACAGTCAGTTCAGATCAAGGGCACCAGCAGCGGGCTGGTCATCACTCTGCCCAATGGAGACCTGGTCGCAGTGTTGGCCCAGCTTGCTGAGCGCCTGCAGGCGATGGGGTCTTTTGTCAAGGGCGGGCGCGTGGCGGTGGAGATTGGCGCCCGCGCGTTGAACGAGCCTGACATTGCAGACATCGGTCGCCTGCTGGAAGCCCACCAGGTGAGTTTATGGGCATTGTTGAGCGAGCATCCGCCCACACGACAACTGGCTGCCAATCTCGGCCTGGCCGTTGACCTCGCGCCACCGTTGCGTCATAACGGCAACGGCCAACCGGCGCCGGCGGCGGGACCGCCGCCTGGCGTCGAGCCGGTGCTGCACGCGGGCGAGGATTTCTCCGCGTTGCTCGTGCATGGCACCCTGCGCGGCGGGCAGAGCATCGAACATCCGGGCGCGGTGATCGTGATGGGCGATGTCAACGCTGGCGCGCAGGTGGTGGCCGGCGGTGATGTGGTGATTTGGGGCCGCCTGCGCGGAACCGTTCATGCCGGCGCCGCGGGTAACCGAGCGGCCGTGGTCTGCGCGTTGGTGTTACAGCCCACGCAACTGCGCATCGGCGACACGATTGGCCGCGCGCCCGACCCCATCGGCCAGCGCTGGCGCCTGCATTTGCGGCCGAGCCGGCCGGCCCCCGAAGTCGCACACGTCAGCGATGGCGCGATTGTGGTAGAACCCTGGGATCAAGTGAAGAGTTGGTGA
- a CDS encoding BMP family ABC transporter substrate-binding protein, which translates to MISKRLVNLMALFLISALLLTACTPAATPAAPTAAVEPTKAPAATEFKFGLILVGPYNDHGWSEAHYQAGKYIESKIPGAKMVYVDNVNPGAKPGVTVPQLVDDLVGQGVKIVFTTSDDFKDGTLEAAIKHPDLPIVNVSGDHAWKDGKDFKAPKNLSNFMGRMEYGKMIAGCAAALTSQTGKIGYLGPLINDETRRLTASAYLGARYCWTEFAKKDAAALSFKVTWIGFWFNIPGQTLDPTKVADDFYNNGYDVVLSGIDTTEALVEGGKMAQAGKKVWTIPYDYEDACKEAEAICLGVPYFNWGPSYLKAVQMAADGKWAQYWDWNAPDWANINNADTSAVGFVKGQALSADAAANVDKFIKGLADGSIALFKGPLNFQDGSAFLKDGEAATDLQVWYLSQLLQGMEGPSK; encoded by the coding sequence ATGATTTCCAAACGTCTTGTGAATCTGATGGCCCTGTTCCTGATCTCCGCGCTTCTGCTGACCGCCTGCACGCCGGCTGCCACACCGGCCGCACCCACGGCTGCAGTCGAGCCAACGAAGGCGCCGGCCGCCACCGAGTTCAAATTTGGCCTGATTCTGGTTGGCCCGTATAACGATCATGGTTGGAGCGAGGCCCACTACCAGGCCGGTAAGTACATCGAATCGAAAATCCCCGGCGCCAAGATGGTTTACGTGGACAACGTCAACCCCGGCGCCAAGCCCGGCGTCACCGTGCCGCAATTGGTGGATGACCTCGTGGGCCAGGGTGTCAAGATCGTCTTCACCACCTCGGACGATTTCAAGGACGGCACCCTCGAAGCCGCCATCAAGCATCCGGACCTGCCGATTGTCAACGTCTCCGGTGACCATGCCTGGAAAGATGGCAAGGACTTCAAGGCGCCCAAGAACCTGAGCAATTTCATGGGTCGCATGGAGTACGGCAAGATGATCGCAGGCTGTGCGGCCGCGCTGACTTCGCAGACCGGCAAGATCGGCTATCTTGGCCCCCTGATCAACGACGAGACGCGGCGCCTGACCGCTTCGGCGTACCTGGGCGCCCGCTACTGTTGGACCGAATTCGCCAAGAAGGACGCCGCGGCGCTCAGCTTCAAGGTGACCTGGATCGGCTTCTGGTTCAACATCCCTGGCCAGACGCTCGACCCCACCAAGGTGGCAGACGACTTCTACAACAACGGCTACGATGTGGTCCTCTCCGGCATTGACACCACGGAGGCGCTGGTCGAGGGCGGCAAGATGGCGCAGGCCGGCAAGAAGGTCTGGACCATACCCTACGACTACGAGGACGCCTGCAAAGAAGCTGAAGCGATCTGCCTGGGCGTGCCGTACTTCAACTGGGGGCCGTCCTACCTCAAGGCCGTACAGATGGCCGCAGATGGCAAATGGGCGCAGTATTGGGACTGGAACGCGCCGGACTGGGCCAACATCAACAACGCAGACACCAGCGCGGTTGGCTTCGTCAAGGGCCAGGCGCTGAGCGCGGACGCGGCAGCCAACGTGGACAAGTTCATCAAGGGCCTGGCCGATGGCTCCATCGCCCTGTTCAAGGGGCCGCTCAACTTCCAGGACGGCTCGGCCTTCCTGAAGGATGGCGAGGCAGCCACCGACCTCCAGGTGTGGTACCTGTCGCAGCTGCTCCAGGGCATGGAAGGCCCCAGCAAGTAA
- a CDS encoding ABC transporter permease translates to MLAALALSALILLAIGASPLDAFGLIINGAFGSSARLAYVLTAWAPVLLCAAGLLVTFAAGLWNIGIEGQVVLGAIFATGVLRWLQPSLPPALTLIAAALGAALGGALWGVLTGLLKRYGNVNEIFGGLGLNFIAGSLTVYLVLGPWKRPGIGSTSGTEPFPPSLWLPAFPGFQVSPVEILLALAAIAVVGVALRGTYFGLRLKAIGKNVRAAYTLGVSTDRHMLLAFAICGALAGLAGWVLIVGTSARHNLFPLISGGYGFLAILVVLLANLSAAWSVPISVFFAAIAMGSLQLALQRQLDSSLGGVIQGLLVLSVLITQGLQARLFKRKS, encoded by the coding sequence ATGCTGGCGGCCCTGGCGCTCTCTGCCCTGATCCTGCTCGCCATCGGCGCGTCGCCGCTCGATGCCTTTGGCTTGATCATCAACGGGGCGTTTGGCTCCTCCGCGCGCCTGGCCTATGTCCTGACTGCGTGGGCGCCGGTGCTCTTGTGCGCGGCCGGCCTCTTAGTCACCTTCGCCGCGGGCCTGTGGAACATCGGCATCGAAGGCCAGGTGGTGCTGGGAGCGATCTTCGCCACTGGCGTCCTGCGTTGGTTGCAGCCCAGCCTGCCGCCTGCCCTGACGCTGATCGCGGCCGCGCTGGGCGCGGCGCTGGGCGGCGCGCTGTGGGGGGTGCTGACGGGCCTGCTCAAGCGCTACGGCAATGTCAACGAGATCTTTGGCGGCCTGGGGTTGAACTTCATCGCCGGCAGCCTCACCGTCTACCTCGTGCTCGGTCCCTGGAAGCGCCCGGGCATCGGCTCCACCAGCGGCACCGAACCATTTCCGCCATCGTTGTGGTTGCCGGCCTTTCCCGGTTTCCAGGTCAGCCCGGTGGAAATTCTCCTGGCCCTGGCGGCAATTGCGGTGGTCGGCGTTGCGCTGCGCGGCACCTACTTCGGCCTGCGGCTCAAGGCCATCGGCAAGAACGTGCGCGCCGCCTACACCCTGGGCGTCTCCACCGACCGCCACATGCTGTTGGCCTTTGCCATCTGCGGCGCGCTCGCGGGCCTGGCCGGCTGGGTGTTGATCGTCGGTACCAGCGCCCGGCACAACCTCTTCCCGCTGATTTCCGGCGGCTATGGCTTTCTGGCGATCCTGGTCGTACTGCTGGCCAACCTCAGCGCGGCGTGGAGCGTGCCCATCTCGGTCTTTTTTGCCGCCATCGCCATGGGCAGCCTGCAGCTCGCCTTGCAGCGCCAGCTCGACTCCTCCCTCGGCGGGGTCATCCAGGGCCTGCTTGTGCTCTCAGTGCTCATCACGCAGGGCCTGCAAGCGCGGCTCTTCAAGCGTAAATCGTAG
- a CDS encoding ATP-binding cassette domain-containing protein codes for MKVELRNIHKHFGPVRANDGISLLIEPGTIHGILGENGAGKSTLMKVLTGFIFADSGEIVLDGRPVALTSPAEAVRLGVGMLHQDPLDFPALRVLDNLLVGSPGGILPDRASARQALQDLCIQFDFKIDPDAQVASLSIGERQQLEIARLLWLGVRVLILDEPTTAISAQQRAKLFAALRKLAAQGKTVIFVSHKLEEVEDLCTQVSVMARGKLTGEATMPCPTERLVQMMFGQVITFKKREALPLGEPIVTLDRVTVSDWRLEVNDLSLELLAGQVIGLAGLEGSGQRLLLQALGGLLRPTAGRIRIGGQDMTNRAYRVYLQAGVAYVPANRLAEGLVAGLTVTEHVALTERKQPFLVNWQQAGQTAVARIKQFNIKGTPTSPVEALSGGNQQRTLLGLLPLNLRLLLMEQPTRGLDMESIEYIWGLLQERTRAGMAIVFASADLDELLDRSDHLLVFFGGRVVGPLDSRLTTVEQLGELIGGKGFA; via the coding sequence GTGAAAGTTGAACTCCGCAACATCCATAAACACTTCGGGCCGGTGCGCGCCAACGACGGCATCAGCCTGCTCATCGAACCGGGCACCATCCACGGCATTCTCGGCGAAAATGGCGCGGGCAAGAGCACGCTCATGAAGGTGCTGACCGGCTTCATCTTTGCAGACAGCGGTGAGATCGTGCTCGACGGCCGGCCGGTGGCTCTGACTTCCCCCGCCGAGGCGGTGCGCCTGGGCGTGGGCATGCTGCACCAGGACCCGCTCGATTTCCCGGCCCTGCGCGTGCTCGACAACCTGCTCGTTGGCAGCCCCGGCGGCATCTTGCCCGACCGGGCCAGCGCGCGCCAGGCTCTGCAAGACCTCTGCATCCAGTTCGATTTCAAGATTGATCCCGACGCCCAGGTCGCCAGCCTGAGCATCGGTGAACGCCAGCAGCTCGAGATTGCACGCCTGCTCTGGCTGGGCGTGCGCGTGCTCATCCTGGACGAGCCGACCACCGCCATCTCCGCGCAGCAGAGGGCCAAGCTCTTCGCCGCGCTGCGCAAGCTGGCCGCGCAGGGCAAGACGGTGATCTTCGTCTCGCACAAGCTGGAAGAAGTGGAAGACCTGTGTACACAGGTGTCGGTGATGGCGCGGGGCAAGCTGACAGGCGAGGCGACCATGCCCTGCCCCACGGAGCGGCTGGTGCAGATGATGTTTGGTCAGGTCATCACCTTCAAGAAGCGCGAGGCTCTGCCGCTGGGCGAACCGATCGTGACGCTGGATCGCGTGACGGTCAGCGACTGGCGCCTGGAGGTCAACGACCTGTCGCTCGAACTGCTGGCCGGGCAGGTGATCGGCCTGGCCGGGCTGGAGGGCAGCGGCCAGCGGCTGCTCCTGCAAGCCCTGGGCGGCCTGCTGCGCCCCACCGCCGGCCGCATCCGCATTGGCGGCCAGGACATGACCAACCGTGCGTATCGGGTCTATTTGCAAGCGGGGGTCGCCTACGTGCCGGCCAATCGCCTGGCCGAGGGACTGGTGGCCGGCTTGACCGTGACCGAGCATGTGGCCCTGACCGAACGAAAGCAGCCATTCCTGGTCAACTGGCAGCAGGCCGGCCAGACCGCGGTGGCACGCATCAAGCAGTTCAACATCAAGGGGACGCCGACCAGCCCGGTGGAGGCGCTGTCCGGCGGCAATCAGCAGCGCACCCTGCTTGGCCTGCTGCCGCTCAACCTGCGCCTGCTGCTGATGGAGCAGCCCACGCGCGGCCTGGACATGGAGTCCATCGAATACATTTGGGGGCTGCTGCAGGAGCGCACGCGCGCGGGCATGGCGATCGTCTTCGCCTCGGCCGACCTGGATGAACTGCTGGACCGCAGCGATCATCTCCTGGTGTTTTTTGGCGGGCGCGTGGTGGGACCGCTCGATTCCCGCCTGACCACGGTGGAGCAGTTGGGGGAACTGATAGGAGGGAAGGGCTTTGCGTGA
- a CDS encoding ABC transporter permease — protein sequence MDIVILLASVLAAAPPIIFAVLGETITEKAGVINLSLDGSILLSAMTAFIVATVSGSLLLGMAAAMLVGALVAGVIAVISLTLHQPQVATGFILTLLTRDLAYVLGNAYTRVPGPQVQHLPIPGLVSLPVVGRIFFDQDPMVYLSLLAIFLVWFYMNKTQPGLKLQGLGERPAAAFARGVNVTRMRYVYTLAGGALVGLGGAAFSLLVKPGWARPYGIEGTGWIALAIVIFGGWRPLRAAVGAYAFVTLQTLANTLQSAMPNVPTQLFPTLPFPLMILTLVLVTLGNAEWLQRSLGRLPDGLRRILVRSLRALQTSPPAALGTVFEQE from the coding sequence ATGGACATCGTCATTCTTTTGGCCTCGGTGTTAGCCGCGGCGCCGCCGATCATCTTCGCTGTGTTGGGCGAGACCATCACCGAAAAGGCGGGCGTCATCAACCTGTCGCTCGATGGCTCGATCCTGCTGTCGGCCATGACCGCGTTCATTGTTGCGACGGTCAGCGGCAGCCTGCTGCTCGGCATGGCCGCGGCCATGCTCGTCGGCGCGCTGGTGGCCGGGGTGATTGCCGTCATCAGCCTGACCCTGCATCAGCCCCAGGTTGCCACCGGCTTCATTCTGACCCTGCTCACGCGTGACCTGGCCTATGTGCTGGGCAACGCGTACACGCGCGTGCCCGGCCCACAGGTGCAGCACCTGCCCATCCCCGGCCTGGTCAGCCTGCCGGTCGTCGGCCGCATCTTCTTCGATCAGGACCCGATGGTCTATCTGAGTCTGCTGGCGATCTTCCTGGTTTGGTTCTACATGAACAAGACGCAGCCCGGCCTGAAGCTGCAAGGGCTGGGTGAACGGCCCGCGGCCGCGTTTGCGCGTGGCGTCAATGTGACCCGCATGCGCTACGTCTACACCCTGGCGGGCGGCGCGTTGGTGGGGTTGGGTGGCGCCGCGTTCTCCCTGCTGGTCAAGCCAGGCTGGGCGCGGCCCTACGGCATCGAAGGCACGGGCTGGATTGCGCTGGCGATTGTCATCTTTGGCGGCTGGCGGCCCCTGCGCGCGGCCGTGGGTGCGTACGCCTTCGTCACCCTGCAGACCCTGGCCAACACCCTGCAGAGCGCCATGCCCAACGTGCCCACGCAGCTCTTCCCCACACTGCCCTTCCCGCTGATGATCCTGACCCTGGTGCTGGTCACACTGGGCAACGCCGAGTGGCTGCAGCGCAGCCTCGGTCGCTTGCCGGACGGCCTGCGCCGCATCCTCGTGCGCAGCCTGCGCGCCCTGCAGACGTCACCGCCGGCCGCGCTGGGGACGGTGTTCGAGCAGGAGTAG
- the rodA gene encoding rod shape-determining protein RodA yields MARAWRNFDWTLLGITLVMLVIGVVMVRSATINTPGLEDMVRRQITFCLAGLVILFVAASVDYTLVATAPTLTYLILVGLLALVEIVGMTQGGAQRWVEIGLAVQPSELAKILVVIILARFLADREQAMRRISTYLGAVLLLALPLVLIYLQPDLGTTLSIAFAGGVMLLIAGLPLIYAALTGVAAAAVAPLAWLSMQDYMRNRILLFLNPAGNPDDFYNVNQALISIGNGGILGQGLFHGSQSQLHFLRVRHTDFIFSVIAEELGFVGAVIVLILFILLLLRLLRIADLARDSFGRLLVIGMTSIIFFQAAVNIGMNLNLLPVTGKPLPFISYGGSSLLIFMLSIGLAESVAMRYRKLEF; encoded by the coding sequence ATGGCGCGCGCCTGGCGCAACTTCGACTGGACGCTGCTCGGCATCACGCTGGTCATGCTGGTGATCGGCGTGGTCATGGTGCGCAGCGCCACGATCAACACACCGGGATTAGAGGACATGGTCCGCCGGCAAATCACCTTCTGCCTGGCCGGGCTGGTCATCCTCTTCGTCGCGGCCAGCGTGGATTACACGCTCGTCGCCACCGCGCCCACGCTGACCTATCTGATTTTGGTTGGCCTGCTGGCGCTTGTAGAGATCGTCGGCATGACGCAGGGCGGCGCACAGCGCTGGGTGGAAATTGGCCTCGCGGTGCAGCCGTCCGAGCTGGCCAAGATCCTGGTGGTGATCATTCTGGCACGCTTCCTGGCCGACCGTGAACAGGCGATGAGACGCATCAGCACCTACCTCGGCGCGGTGCTCCTGCTGGCGCTGCCGCTGGTGCTCATTTACCTGCAGCCGGACCTGGGTACGACGCTCTCCATCGCCTTTGCGGGCGGCGTCATGCTGCTCATCGCCGGGCTGCCGCTCATCTACGCGGCGCTGACTGGCGTGGCCGCCGCGGCCGTGGCGCCGCTGGCCTGGTTGTCCATGCAGGACTACATGCGCAACCGCATTCTGCTCTTTCTCAACCCGGCGGGCAACCCGGACGACTTCTACAACGTCAACCAGGCCCTCATCAGCATCGGCAACGGCGGCATCCTGGGGCAGGGGCTTTTCCACGGCAGTCAGAGTCAACTGCACTTCTTGCGCGTGCGCCACACCGACTTCATCTTTTCTGTCATCGCCGAAGAACTGGGCTTTGTGGGCGCGGTCATCGTACTCATCCTATTCATTCTGCTGCTCCTGCGCCTGCTGCGCATCGCTGACCTGGCCCGCGATAGTTTTGGCCGCCTGCTGGTCATCGGCATGACCTCCATCATCTTCTTCCAGGCCGCGGTCAATATCGGCATGAACCTGAACCTGCTGCCTGTGACCGGCAAACCGCTGCCCTTCATCAGCTACGGAGGCAGCTCGCTGCTCATTTTCATGCTGAGCATCGGCCTGGCCGAAAGCGTAGCCATGCGCTATCGCAAACTGGAGTTTTAA
- a CDS encoding tetratricopeptide repeat protein, giving the protein MMTTQMTTALTDFSATATASELHRLVILLNLAEGAWALAIYEDGAVRRQVIADLRPALAPLALVEISLAGNSANVLDHMQQAAQTARQPAPVVSFNDVSHAFPALFGHLDVQRETLARAPHRLLFWLSEGERRELAHSAPNFYSRLSGVFRFPGRVGPQAMVLSNPPLRVTPGESSGAGARRRPRVPVVDERDRQQIIARQKSRLDALRGRPRPDWKAVGDAWYDMAGLHEEEMPRRWDVAAASYAEAARAYTNAGQTAWQAEALFQAADAARRVYATEASLDYAQNSLALYRLLSDGSSTPQTILLGEANTLKVIGDVQQFRADREGALASYGQALDLFRQVGDRLGEANVLRAIGDAQQFRKEIEGALASYRQALELYRQVGDRLGEANALRAIGDAQQFRKEIEGALASYRQALDLYRQVGARLGEANTLQVIGNLSRTAQQYEEAKSLYDNSLTLYQAIGERQGEANSYLELARLALVQGNARPAQQYAQQAIERHTANGDRYGGRWTTRRWRLRAGPPMNPRPPWMPCSRRPRCTPRLG; this is encoded by the coding sequence ATGATGACAACCCAGATGACAACGGCCTTGACTGACTTCTCAGCTACGGCCACTGCGTCCGAGCTGCATCGCCTGGTCATCCTGCTGAACCTGGCCGAAGGCGCATGGGCGCTGGCGATCTACGAAGATGGCGCCGTGCGCCGGCAGGTGATTGCGGATTTGCGGCCGGCGCTGGCGCCGCTGGCGTTGGTGGAAATCTCCCTGGCAGGCAACTCCGCAAATGTCTTGGACCACATGCAGCAAGCGGCGCAGACCGCGAGACAGCCTGCACCCGTTGTTTCATTTAACGATGTGAGCCACGCCTTTCCGGCCCTCTTTGGCCATCTTGACGTTCAGCGTGAAACTCTGGCGCGCGCACCGCATCGCCTGCTCTTTTGGCTCAGCGAAGGCGAGCGTCGTGAATTGGCCCACAGCGCGCCCAATTTCTACTCACGCCTCAGCGGTGTATTTCGCTTTCCGGGGCGCGTGGGTCCGCAGGCAATGGTCCTTTCGAATCCGCCGCTGCGTGTCACGCCGGGGGAGAGCAGTGGCGCAGGGGCTCGGCGCCGTCCCCGCGTGCCGGTTGTAGATGAACGTGATCGCCAACAGATCATCGCCCGACAGAAGAGCCGGCTCGACGCGCTGCGCGGCCGTCCGCGGCCCGACTGGAAAGCGGTTGGCGATGCCTGGTATGACATGGCCGGGCTACACGAAGAAGAGATGCCGCGACGCTGGGATGTGGCCGCAGCCTCCTATGCCGAAGCCGCGCGTGCGTATACCAACGCCGGGCAAACGGCCTGGCAGGCCGAGGCGCTTTTCCAGGCCGCAGATGCCGCCCGACGCGTCTACGCGACTGAGGCCAGTCTTGACTATGCGCAAAATAGCCTGGCGCTGTACCGCCTCCTGAGCGACGGCAGCAGCACACCGCAGACGATTCTACTGGGCGAGGCCAACACGCTGAAGGTCATCGGCGACGTGCAGCAATTTCGTGCCGACCGGGAGGGTGCGTTGGCGTCGTACGGGCAGGCGCTCGACCTGTTCCGCCAGGTGGGCGACCGGCTGGGCGAGGCGAACGTGCTGAGGGCCATCGGCGACGCGCAGCAATTTCGTAAAGAAATCGAGGGTGCGTTGGCGTCGTACCGGCAGGCGTTGGAGCTGTATCGCCAGGTGGGCGACCGGCTGGGCGAGGCCAACGCGCTTAGGGCTATCGGCGACGCGCAGCAATTTCGTAAAGAAATCGAGGGGGCGTTGGCGTCGTACCGCCAGGCGCTCGACCTGTATCGCCAGGTGGGCGCCCGGTTGGGCGAGGCCAACACGCTGCAGGTCATCGGGAATCTATCCCGCACAGCGCAGCAGTACGAAGAAGCTAAATCGTTATACGATAATTCTCTTACGCTCTATCAAGCCATCGGCGAGCGGCAAGGCGAGGCCAACAGCTATCTGGAGTTGGCGCGCCTTGCTCTGGTGCAAGGAAACGCCAGGCCAGCGCAGCAGTACGCGCAGCAAGCCATCGAACGCCATACGGCTAACGGAGATCGCTACGGCGGGCGCTGGACCACGAGACGCTGGCGGCTGCGTGCCGGGCCGCCAATGAACCCGCGGCCGCCATGGATGCCATGCAGCAGGCGGCCGCGTTGTACACCGAGATTGGGTTGA